Proteins co-encoded in one Spirosoma endbachense genomic window:
- the rpe gene encoding ribulose-phosphate 3-epimerase: MNQPFIAPSLLAADFANLQRDLELINRSEADYLHFDVMDGVFVPNISFGFPILDAVRRHCQKPLDVHLMITQPDRYIDAFAEGGASVIHVHYEACTHLHRTLTHIRQMGCRAGVALNPHTPVAGLEDVLEQIDVVLIMSVNPGFGGQSFIPNTIRKVSKLKQLLAANRSSALIEIDGGVSQKNALALLEAGADILVAGSSVFGAPDPLEAIRTLKGGHQPIIA, translated from the coding sequence ATGAATCAGCCTTTCATTGCACCTTCGCTACTAGCCGCCGACTTTGCTAATTTGCAAAGGGACCTCGAACTAATAAATCGCAGCGAAGCCGATTATTTACATTTCGATGTAATGGACGGTGTGTTTGTTCCGAATATCTCGTTTGGCTTTCCAATTCTGGATGCTGTTCGCAGGCACTGCCAGAAGCCACTGGATGTGCATCTAATGATTACTCAACCCGATCGTTACATTGATGCTTTTGCGGAAGGGGGCGCTTCGGTGATTCATGTACATTACGAAGCCTGCACCCACCTCCACCGAACACTTACGCATATCCGGCAGATGGGGTGTCGGGCGGGAGTAGCGCTCAATCCACACACCCCCGTTGCTGGCCTCGAAGATGTATTGGAACAAATCGACGTTGTGCTGATCATGTCTGTCAACCCAGGTTTCGGGGGGCAATCGTTCATCCCCAATACCATCCGAAAAGTATCGAAACTAAAACAATTACTTGCCGCAAACCGCTCCTCTGCTCTGATTGAAATTGACGGTGGTGTGAGCCAGAAAAATGCGCTGGCTTTACTGGAAGCAGGTGCTGATATACTTGTAGCTGGCAGTTCGGTTTTTGGAGCTCCTGACCCGTTAGAGGCTATCAGGACATTAAAAGGTGGCCATCAACCCATCATAGCCTGA
- a CDS encoding carbohydrate binding family 9 domain-containing protein — translation MNPLLPLLIVFFLIGHSSLYAQKKNESYQLHISRATSSIVVDGVVDEPAWQAAEVATDFWMVLPMDTSRCKVRTDVRMTYDAQNVYLSAVCYHGNIEGPYIVESLRRDWAFAKNDNFIFFMDTFDDQTNGFTFGTNAAGAQWDGLLYEGGKANLSWDNKWTSVVRNYADRYVLELAIPFKTIRYKRGISRWGINFSRQDLKTTEKSSWTPIQRQFPTASLALTGVLVWDQPPPQPGPNISIIPYALTGLTRNYEENTPTHSRFDAGLDAKVAVTSSLNLDLTVNPDFSQVDVDQQVTNLDRYELFFPEKRQFFLENGDQFTNFGYSTIRPFFSRRIGLGGVPIRFGARLSGKLNKDWRIGLMDMQTGRVDETGLPAQNFAVIALQRRVFARSNIGLMFVNKESLAYTPITDKPTYTRFNRNLGLEYNLASANNFWSGKALYVKSFSPETNDSEQSGNDAVYAANLQYNTRRWLIGGQVESVGKNYTAEAGYVPRRGYERLMGTIGYTFLPTGSGVLSHGPTLTSTYFFDPAGRQSDNENYLSYIVTFRSKSVFTGWVATDYVRLLQPFDPTNSGQQTLSTGTEHYWTAWGTQFVSKPQSVFTYGFSSRYGGYYADGTRLNLTADIGYRFQPYVSLAASANYNDIRLPQPWGHTTFWLVGPRFDLTLTNKLYLTTFVQYNEQQKNMNVNARVQWRYKPASDFFLVYTDNYLPNSAQIGQDVPGFLSVKNRALVLKWTYWWNL, via the coding sequence GTGAATCCTCTACTCCCTTTATTGATCGTTTTTTTTCTGATTGGTCATTCTTCGCTCTATGCCCAGAAGAAAAACGAATCCTACCAACTGCACATCAGCCGGGCTACGTCTTCTATTGTCGTCGATGGAGTGGTTGATGAACCGGCCTGGCAGGCAGCTGAAGTAGCCACCGATTTCTGGATGGTCCTCCCGATGGATACGAGCCGTTGTAAAGTTCGCACGGATGTTCGGATGACTTATGATGCCCAAAATGTTTATCTGAGCGCTGTTTGCTACCACGGTAACATCGAAGGCCCTTACATTGTCGAATCGCTCCGGCGCGACTGGGCCTTTGCCAAAAATGACAATTTCATCTTTTTCATGGATACCTTCGATGATCAGACCAATGGCTTTACATTCGGGACTAACGCAGCCGGAGCCCAGTGGGATGGTTTATTGTATGAAGGCGGTAAAGCGAACCTGAGTTGGGATAACAAATGGACATCAGTCGTACGAAACTACGCCGACCGCTACGTACTCGAACTGGCGATTCCGTTTAAAACGATTCGGTATAAACGGGGAATTTCGCGCTGGGGAATCAACTTCAGTCGACAGGATTTGAAAACAACCGAAAAATCATCCTGGACGCCCATTCAGCGTCAGTTCCCGACGGCATCTCTGGCTTTAACCGGCGTTTTAGTATGGGATCAGCCACCACCACAGCCCGGCCCCAATATTTCAATCATTCCGTATGCCTTAACCGGATTGACACGAAACTATGAGGAAAATACACCGACGCATAGCCGCTTTGATGCGGGTCTCGATGCGAAAGTGGCCGTTACCTCATCGCTGAATCTGGATCTGACCGTTAACCCTGATTTTTCGCAGGTCGATGTTGATCAACAGGTTACGAACCTCGACCGGTACGAACTATTTTTCCCCGAAAAGCGGCAATTCTTTCTGGAAAATGGCGATCAGTTTACCAACTTTGGCTATTCAACAATTCGCCCCTTTTTCAGTCGCCGAATCGGCCTTGGCGGGGTTCCCATCCGGTTTGGTGCCCGACTGAGTGGTAAACTCAATAAAGACTGGCGAATTGGCCTGATGGATATGCAGACGGGCCGGGTCGATGAAACGGGATTACCTGCTCAGAACTTTGCCGTAATTGCCCTCCAGCGACGTGTGTTTGCCCGTTCAAACATAGGGCTTATGTTCGTTAACAAAGAGTCGCTAGCCTATACGCCAATCACCGATAAGCCTACCTACACCCGCTTTAACCGCAATTTAGGACTGGAGTACAATCTGGCTTCTGCGAACAACTTCTGGTCTGGTAAAGCACTGTATGTCAAATCGTTCAGTCCAGAGACCAATGATTCTGAACAATCAGGTAACGATGCCGTTTATGCGGCCAATCTGCAATACAATACGCGCCGTTGGCTCATTGGTGGGCAAGTAGAATCTGTGGGCAAGAACTACACCGCCGAAGCAGGCTATGTGCCGCGTCGGGGTTATGAGCGATTAATGGGAACGATTGGCTACACATTCCTGCCAACGGGTAGTGGCGTACTTAGCCATGGTCCAACGCTAACATCGACTTACTTTTTTGATCCGGCCGGGCGACAAAGCGACAACGAAAATTATTTGAGTTATATCGTAACGTTCCGCAGCAAAAGTGTCTTTACGGGCTGGGTTGCAACCGATTATGTGCGTTTATTACAGCCCTTCGATCCGACAAATTCAGGCCAGCAAACCCTATCGACCGGAACCGAACATTACTGGACTGCCTGGGGAACCCAGTTTGTGTCGAAACCACAGAGCGTATTCACCTACGGGTTTTCGTCACGCTACGGTGGTTATTACGCCGATGGAACCCGCCTGAATCTGACTGCTGATATTGGCTATCGGTTTCAACCGTACGTTAGTCTCGCGGCAAGTGCGAATTACAACGACATTCGCCTGCCTCAGCCCTGGGGTCATACTACGTTCTGGCTTGTTGGACCCCGTTTCGACCTGACACTCACCAACAAGCTCTACTTGACCACGTTTGTACAATACAACGAACAGCAAAAAAACATGAACGTCAATGCACGCGTTCAATGGCGCTACAAGCCCGCATCCGATTTTTTCCTGGTCTACACCGACAATTATTTACCCAATTCGGCGCAGATCGGACAGGATGTACCGGGCTTTCTTTCGGTTAAGAATCGGGCTTTGGTTCTCAAATGGACCTATTGGTGGAACCTCTGA
- the ligA gene encoding NAD-dependent DNA ligase LigA: protein MTPQERIAELTDRLNYYTHQYYQNSVSEVDDFTFDQLLTELATLETQYPEYRRPDSPTARVGGTISKEFSTVYHRFPMLSLGNTYSEEDLVEFDNRVRKGLNGREYDYVCELKFDGVALSMTYENGVLVQGATRGDGVRGDDITNNIRTIRTVPLRVPRGGGDTDHPVPPALFEVRGEGFLPLAEFERINKEREDIGEPLLANPRNAASGTFKQQDSAAVAKRRLDCYLYSFLSDSDVFKTHEESLIAMKNWGFNVSQTWRKCADIKEVMLYINEWETKRFDLPLGTDGIVIKVNRYDQQQELGFTAKSPRWAIAFKYKALAASTVLNGIRYQVGRTGAVTPVALLTPVLLAGTIVKRASLHNANEIERLGVMLNDTVFVEKGGEIIPKITGVDLNRRTDQSQAIVYPTTCPACNTPLIRKEGEANFYCPNEQGCPPQRQARFEHFIQRRAMNIESLGEGKIELLIDRGLVQTPADLYSLTSADLLGIEKVFEDEETGKRRVVSFREKTVENILTAIERSKAQPFRNVLFALGIRYVGNTTAERLADYFGSMDAIMNASQEALLAVPDMGPRIAESVVEWFANVGNQDFVIRLRAAGLQLAGEKKEVEREGDTLLGKTFLYTGTFANFSREDLESRIAANGGKVLSGISKKLNYLIVGENAGPSKVEKAQKLNVPMISEDEFLAMLTV, encoded by the coding sequence ATGACACCCCAGGAGCGTATCGCTGAATTAACTGACCGTCTGAACTATTATACCCATCAATACTACCAGAATAGCGTTTCTGAAGTGGACGATTTTACGTTCGATCAATTGCTGACCGAATTAGCTACTCTGGAAACCCAGTACCCCGAATACCGTCGGCCCGATTCGCCAACCGCCCGCGTTGGTGGAACCATAAGTAAGGAGTTTTCGACGGTTTATCATCGGTTTCCAATGCTTTCGCTGGGAAACACCTATTCGGAAGAAGATCTTGTTGAATTCGATAATCGCGTTCGGAAAGGTCTGAATGGGCGGGAGTACGACTATGTCTGCGAACTGAAATTTGACGGTGTTGCCTTAAGTATGACCTATGAGAATGGAGTTTTAGTGCAGGGCGCAACGCGGGGCGATGGGGTTCGGGGTGATGATATTACCAATAACATTCGAACCATCCGAACTGTACCCCTGCGCGTGCCAAGAGGGGGGGGGGATACTGACCATCCAGTGCCTCCTGCTTTATTTGAAGTTCGGGGAGAAGGTTTTTTGCCACTGGCCGAGTTTGAACGAATCAATAAAGAGCGCGAAGACATTGGAGAACCTTTGCTGGCTAACCCCCGAAATGCAGCTTCAGGTACGTTTAAGCAGCAGGATTCGGCGGCCGTGGCCAAACGACGACTGGATTGCTATTTATATTCTTTTCTATCGGATTCCGATGTATTCAAAACGCACGAGGAAAGCCTGATTGCCATGAAAAATTGGGGCTTCAATGTTTCCCAGACCTGGCGAAAGTGTGCTGATATTAAAGAAGTTATGCTCTATATCAATGAATGGGAAACCAAACGGTTCGATCTGCCACTTGGCACCGATGGAATCGTTATTAAAGTAAACCGATATGATCAGCAGCAGGAACTGGGCTTTACGGCCAAAAGTCCGCGCTGGGCTATTGCCTTCAAATACAAAGCCTTAGCGGCCAGTACAGTACTCAACGGCATCCGGTATCAGGTGGGCCGAACAGGAGCCGTTACGCCAGTTGCGTTGTTAACTCCTGTATTGCTGGCCGGAACCATTGTGAAGCGGGCATCTCTGCATAACGCCAACGAAATCGAGCGGTTAGGTGTCATGTTGAACGATACCGTTTTTGTAGAAAAGGGGGGCGAAATTATTCCAAAAATCACAGGAGTTGACCTAAATCGGCGTACCGATCAGAGTCAAGCTATTGTTTATCCGACTACCTGTCCGGCCTGCAACACACCGTTGATCCGGAAAGAGGGCGAAGCCAATTTTTATTGCCCTAATGAACAGGGTTGTCCACCACAACGTCAGGCTCGCTTTGAGCACTTTATCCAGCGTCGGGCTATGAATATTGAGAGTCTTGGCGAAGGAAAGATCGAACTGCTTATCGATCGTGGCCTGGTGCAAACACCCGCTGACCTGTACTCACTGACCTCTGCTGATTTACTGGGTATTGAAAAAGTGTTCGAGGATGAAGAAACGGGTAAGCGCCGGGTCGTTAGTTTCCGGGAAAAGACAGTTGAGAATATTCTGACAGCTATCGAACGCTCAAAAGCGCAGCCTTTCAGGAATGTGCTGTTTGCATTGGGAATTCGCTATGTGGGTAATACAACAGCGGAAAGGCTTGCCGATTATTTCGGCTCGATGGATGCCATTATGAACGCGAGTCAGGAAGCTCTGCTGGCCGTTCCGGATATGGGTCCACGGATTGCCGAGAGCGTTGTCGAGTGGTTTGCCAACGTTGGGAATCAGGACTTTGTTATTCGATTACGGGCGGCAGGTTTGCAGTTGGCCGGTGAGAAAAAAGAGGTCGAGCGTGAAGGCGACACGCTATTAGGGAAGACGTTTCTGTATACCGGCACGTTTGCCAACTTCAGCCGGGAAGACCTTGAATCCCGGATTGCCGCCAATGGCGGGAAAGTGCTTAGTGGTATTTCCAAGAAACTCAATTACCTGATTGTAGGCGAGAATGCCGGGCCGTCGAAAGTGGAAAAGGCACAGAAACTCAACGTACCCATGATTAGTGAAGATGAGTTTCTGGCGATGCTGACAGTGTAA
- a CDS encoding alpha-amylase family glycosyl hydrolase, whose amino-acid sequence MKKLYMAFSLSILLLTMACRDTKKSQTEATNPTDSTTAVAPPAPDWARNATIYEVNPRQFSAAGTFKAIELQLPRLKELGVDIVWMMPIYPISQKNKKGTLGSPYAVADYKAVNSEYGSLADFKSLVKRAHALGLRVILDWVPNHTGWDHVWVKEHPDWYTLIKGKMTTPVDPKTGKATDWTDVVDLNYDNPDMRKGMIDAMQYWLKECDIDGYRCDVAGFVPDDFWAQLRPELDKIKTVFMLAEWEDDPEQFKNCFNMNYGWAMFSMMKNIAQGKLPASSLDTLRASNQKRFPAWYYQMIFTQNHDENTNNGTLAESFGPSTDAFIVLSSTLEGMPLVYNGMESNLNKRLAFFEKDPISWGTYAKSDFFKTLLTLKHRNRALWNGTSGGMAEKIVTDHDETIYAFSRQHENDRVTVLINLSGKPQTFRLSGQGYEGVYTEVFSRQPMELKQDMSLTLKPWDYKVLTN is encoded by the coding sequence ATGAAGAAATTATATATGGCCTTCTCACTCAGCATTCTGCTGCTGACAATGGCCTGTCGCGACACCAAAAAATCGCAAACTGAAGCTACAAATCCCACTGATTCCACAACTGCAGTCGCTCCACCTGCCCCCGACTGGGCCAGAAATGCTACTATCTACGAAGTCAATCCCCGCCAGTTTTCTGCCGCCGGTACGTTCAAGGCCATTGAATTACAACTTCCCCGCTTAAAAGAATTAGGTGTCGATATCGTCTGGATGATGCCGATATACCCAATCAGTCAAAAAAACAAAAAAGGGACCCTTGGCAGTCCATATGCCGTAGCAGACTATAAAGCCGTGAATTCAGAATACGGCTCACTGGCCGATTTTAAATCATTGGTAAAACGTGCCCATGCACTTGGTCTGCGGGTGATTTTAGACTGGGTGCCTAACCATACGGGCTGGGATCACGTCTGGGTGAAAGAACATCCGGACTGGTACACGCTCATAAAGGGAAAAATGACGACGCCCGTTGACCCAAAAACCGGAAAAGCAACCGACTGGACTGACGTCGTTGACCTGAATTACGATAATCCAGATATGCGCAAAGGGATGATCGATGCGATGCAATACTGGCTCAAGGAATGTGATATCGACGGATACCGCTGCGATGTGGCCGGTTTTGTACCCGATGATTTCTGGGCTCAGCTTCGCCCGGAACTGGATAAAATCAAGACTGTATTCATGCTGGCGGAATGGGAAGACGATCCGGAACAGTTTAAGAACTGCTTCAACATGAATTACGGCTGGGCTATGTTCTCGATGATGAAAAATATTGCCCAGGGGAAACTCCCGGCTAGCAGTCTTGATACGCTGCGGGCCAGTAACCAAAAGCGATTCCCGGCCTGGTATTATCAGATGATATTTACGCAGAATCACGACGAAAATACAAATAATGGCACACTGGCAGAATCATTTGGCCCGTCGACGGATGCCTTTATCGTGCTGAGCAGCACTCTGGAAGGAATGCCACTGGTTTATAATGGAATGGAATCCAATCTAAATAAACGGCTGGCTTTCTTCGAAAAAGACCCCATTTCGTGGGGTACTTATGCCAAGAGTGATTTCTTTAAAACGTTGCTGACCCTTAAACACCGGAATAGAGCTCTCTGGAACGGCACGTCTGGAGGTATGGCCGAGAAAATTGTGACCGATCATGATGAGACCATTTACGCCTTTTCTCGTCAGCATGAGAATGACCGGGTAACTGTTTTGATAAATCTGAGCGGTAAACCGCAAACATTCCGCCTGTCAGGACAAGGGTACGAAGGCGTCTATACCGAGGTATTCAGCCGTCAGCCAATGGAGTTGAAACAGGATATGTCCCTTACGCTCAAACCCTGGGATTATAAGGTTTTAACCAATTAA
- the dapA gene encoding 4-hydroxy-tetrahydrodipicolinate synthase has translation MDTKFHGVGVAIVTPFNADYSVDFDGFGRIIRHISDGGVRYIVLQGTTGESPTVTKQEKKQLLQYLKENNPKNLPIVFGVGGNVTADVVSGMKDIDFEGVDAILSVCPYYNKPGKRGVIEHFTRVADASPVPVVLYNIPFRTGINMSAETICELAQHPNIIGVKEASCVIEQCMEIARDKPDDFLLISGDDVQAVPIISIGGVGVMSVIANAFPAKFTTMIDAALQGDFAFAQKELGHFLRIDPLLYEEGNPVGVKNILEIMGLMSAEVRLPLMKASDDLSERQKAVLQRDRLLELVA, from the coding sequence ATGGACACTAAATTCCACGGCGTCGGCGTCGCCATTGTGACACCCTTCAACGCTGACTATTCAGTCGATTTCGACGGCTTCGGCCGCATCATCCGGCACATTTCCGATGGGGGTGTCCGTTACATCGTCCTGCAGGGCACTACCGGCGAATCGCCAACGGTGACTAAACAGGAAAAGAAACAGTTGTTGCAGTATCTCAAGGAAAATAATCCTAAAAATCTTCCGATCGTTTTTGGCGTAGGTGGCAACGTGACAGCCGATGTTGTGTCGGGAATGAAAGATATTGATTTTGAGGGCGTCGATGCGATTCTATCGGTTTGCCCGTACTATAATAAGCCCGGAAAACGCGGTGTTATTGAGCATTTTACGCGCGTTGCCGATGCTAGTCCGGTTCCGGTTGTCCTGTATAATATTCCGTTCCGGACGGGCATCAATATGAGTGCCGAAACAATCTGCGAACTGGCCCAGCATCCTAACATTATCGGGGTTAAAGAAGCCTCGTGTGTCATTGAACAATGTATGGAAATCGCCCGCGACAAACCCGATGATTTCCTGCTTATTTCGGGCGATGATGTGCAGGCCGTTCCCATTATCAGCATTGGTGGCGTAGGCGTCATGTCGGTTATTGCCAATGCATTTCCGGCCAAATTTACGACTATGATCGACGCGGCTTTACAGGGCGATTTTGCGTTTGCCCAAAAAGAGCTTGGCCATTTTCTGCGAATCGATCCACTGCTTTACGAAGAGGGAAACCCAGTTGGTGTCAAGAATATTCTGGAGATTATGGGTTTGATGTCAGCCGAAGTCCGGCTACCCTTGATGAAAGCATCCGATGATTTGAGCGAACGCCAGAAAGCCGTACTTCAACGGGATCGGTTGCTGGAACTGGTTGCCTAA
- a CDS encoding BamA/TamA family outer membrane protein, producing the protein MQQRLNLTDERFAKLPGDALQHSGNFSRLDEQEVDSTTPSCYKSVSFFANYLVRHSLIIPGLVLSLLIIGVSGANCYASQGRLSDTTGIAEIMPSSRPATHLQDIADVFKHWFPRLPITPHDSSSLQEGKHFVLIIPQIGYTLQTRGLVAVVVNAAFRKPRANMSSMTVNLSYTQNNQVILMANSAIWSADNRFLWTNDWRLMHYPQATYGLGMFTSTDRVINMDYAYNRLYQSLLRRLAENFYAGVGYNLDLHWNIDSYNSRREVTRISRYPFGVVGRSISSGPTLHLLYDNRHNAINPSGGLYVNAVFRANMSALGSDETYQSLLVEARKYVHLPSRSDNILAFWSYNALTLDGDPPFLDLPSTGWDNSGNVGRGFIQGRFRGKKLLYAESEYRFHITNDRLLGGVVFANAQTVTEQTSGQFEKIVPAVGAGLRLKMNKVSRTNLSVDYGFGFDGSSGLFFNLGEVF; encoded by the coding sequence TTGCAGCAGCGTCTTAATTTGACGGATGAGCGATTCGCCAAACTACCTGGTGATGCCTTGCAACATTCCGGCAATTTTTCGCGTTTGGATGAACAGGAAGTCGACTCAACGACTCCAAGTTGCTATAAGTCAGTGTCTTTCTTCGCTAATTATCTTGTTCGGCATAGCCTTATTATCCCAGGCTTAGTACTAAGCCTGCTGATCATCGGCGTATCGGGAGCTAATTGTTATGCCTCCCAGGGACGCTTATCGGATACGACAGGCATAGCCGAAATTATGCCATCGAGCAGACCGGCAACTCATCTTCAAGACATTGCCGATGTTTTCAAACATTGGTTCCCGCGTTTACCGATCACTCCCCATGACTCGTCATCGTTGCAGGAGGGGAAGCATTTTGTGCTGATCATTCCACAAATTGGCTATACCCTTCAGACGAGAGGGCTGGTGGCGGTGGTGGTTAACGCAGCTTTCCGAAAGCCCCGTGCCAATATGTCATCCATGACGGTCAATCTATCCTATACGCAAAACAATCAGGTAATTCTGATGGCCAACTCAGCGATATGGAGTGCCGATAATCGTTTCCTGTGGACCAATGACTGGCGATTGATGCACTACCCTCAGGCGACATACGGATTAGGTATGTTCACCTCGACGGATCGGGTAATTAATATGGATTACGCCTACAATAGACTCTATCAGAGTCTATTACGGCGACTTGCCGAAAATTTTTATGCCGGAGTTGGCTACAATCTGGACCTCCACTGGAATATCGACAGCTATAATAGCCGCCGGGAAGTTACGCGCATTTCGCGGTATCCGTTTGGCGTTGTCGGCCGGTCTATATCGTCAGGGCCAACCCTGCATCTCCTATACGACAACCGGCACAACGCCATTAACCCGAGTGGTGGCTTGTATGTCAACGCTGTTTTTCGGGCTAACATGAGTGCATTGGGCAGCGATGAAACCTATCAATCATTATTAGTAGAAGCCCGTAAATACGTTCATCTGCCATCGAGGTCAGATAATATTCTAGCCTTCTGGTCCTATAATGCGCTGACGCTGGATGGTGATCCTCCTTTTCTGGATTTGCCCAGCACGGGTTGGGATAACAGTGGCAATGTTGGCCGGGGATTTATTCAGGGCCGCTTTCGGGGCAAGAAACTGCTTTATGCCGAAAGCGAGTACCGGTTTCACATAACGAACGACCGGCTGCTGGGTGGTGTCGTCTTTGCCAATGCGCAAACCGTAACGGAACAGACCAGCGGACAGTTCGAAAAAATTGTACCGGCTGTAGGTGCTGGTTTACGCCTGAAAATGAACAAGGTGTCCCGGACAAATCTCTCCGTCGACTATGGCTTCGGCTTCGATGGCTCCAGCGGGTTATTTTTCAACTTAGGAGAGGTCTTCTAA
- a CDS encoding DUF3782 domain-containing protein, with amino-acid sequence METTINFDDIRQILREVAENQKETNRITRQNAKMIGDLGNKFGSFTEGMAFPSMEKVLRKQFGITTITTHYKTEYGSDSLEVDVLGIANGVVNTVVLVEVKSHLKEHDIEQLLKNLDRIRRFHPEYARKKLYGVLACVQGAKEVKDKAMEAGLFVASIHDEVFELKSPAYFIPTNF; translated from the coding sequence ATGGAAACAACAATTAATTTTGATGATATTCGCCAGATTCTACGCGAAGTGGCAGAAAATCAGAAAGAAACGAATCGAATAACGAGGCAGAATGCCAAAATGATTGGCGATTTGGGAAACAAATTTGGCTCCTTTACGGAAGGCATGGCGTTTCCATCAATGGAAAAAGTACTGCGAAAACAGTTCGGAATAACAACCATTACTACCCATTACAAAACGGAATATGGTTCTGATTCATTGGAGGTTGATGTGTTGGGTATCGCTAATGGAGTTGTCAATACTGTTGTTTTAGTGGAGGTTAAAAGTCATCTGAAAGAACATGATATTGAGCAGTTGCTTAAAAATCTGGATCGTATTCGGCGGTTTCACCCCGAATACGCTCGTAAAAAATTATATGGTGTTTTAGCTTGCGTACAGGGAGCTAAAGAGGTGAAAGATAAAGCCATGGAAGCTGGACTTTTTGTTGCGTCTATCCACGATGAAGTATTTGAACTCAAAAGTCCCGCTTATTTCATTCCAACGAACTTCTGA